A segment of the Nitrospirota bacterium genome:
TGGCGATCTCGTTGTTGGCGTTGAACGACGGGATTGCTTCGTCATTTCATTCCTCGCAATGACGGAACAGGTGGCATCGCAATGACTCCCATAGTCGTCATCGCGAGCGAAGCGTGGCGATCTCGCTGTTGTTCTGAAGTATGAGATTGCTTCGTCACTTTGTTCCTCGCAATGACGGAATAGGCGAATGCAAAGATGGCACAAGGTTGTTATTGCATGACCTTGGTGCCTTGTCATTGCGAGCGACCAGCGGGAGCACGGCAATCTGTTTTTTTTAGGGTTGTCATCGCGAGCGGAGCGTGGCGATCTCATCAACAGTGAATGCCTGTAATCCTCATAATTCATCATATAAATCCTTCCATCCAGGATTTACCGAATTCACCAATTCAAATTTCTTCTTTCTCGATCCACCCTTGATTTGCTTTTCGCGCTGAATCGCATTGAGAGAATCCATGAACACTTCATAATACACAAGTTTTGTAACATTGTAGTTTCTTGTAAACCCTTTGATCACCTTTTCCCTGTGCTCGAAGACTCTTTTCTTCAGGTTGTTTGTCATGCCTGTATAAAGGACACTGTTGTTTTTGTTCGACATTATGTACACGTAAAAATAAGTGTCCATATGACATTATGTCATCAATGAGAGACGTGAAGCAACCCAAAACGACGAGATTGCTTCGGGCTATGCCCTCGCAATGACGGTATAGGTGGCATCGCAATGACTCCCATAGTCGTCATCGCGAGCGGAGCGTGGCGATCTCGTTGTTGGCGTTAAAGTATGAGATTGCTTCGTCATTCCATTCCTCGCAATGACGGGTATAGGGGGACTCGCAATGACGGGTATAGGGGGACTCGCAATGACGGGTATAGGGGGACTCGCAGTGACGGGTATAGGGGGACTCGCAGT
Coding sequences within it:
- a CDS encoding GIY-YIG nuclease family protein, which translates into the protein MDTYFYVYIMSNKNNSVLYTGMTNNLKKRVFEHREKVIKGFTRNYNVTKLVYYEVFMDSLNAIQREKQIKGGSRKKKFELVNSVNPGWKDLYDEL